Sequence from the Thermococcus nautili genome:
ATGTCTCGTGATTGCAAGTAGCTGTCTTCCCTGAAGAAGAGGGAGTATCATAGAAGGCGCCACGAGCCCGGTTATGTATGCCCCGGGTTTTAAAAAGCTCGGTCCTTTGGTCACAACTTTTGGTTTCACTGCCCTGATTTGCTTTCTCATTTGAAACGCCGTCACGACAATTATTGTCATACCAACGGCAACCAAGATATCATCAAGAACCTTTGTGAGCTCCGTCTTGTATAGGTCATTAAAAACGTTCTCAAGATAGCCGAGCCAGAAGATAAATATTCCCAGAAAAACTCCCTTCAAGGTTCTCCTATCGACGTAGCCCGCCAGAACATCACGGAGCGAGTACGCTAACACAACGGCAGATGTAAGGGTAGCGAAGGCAACAATCTCGGCGAGAAGCTTTATAGTCTGAAATTCCCCAGCCAATTCCAGTGCCCCCATAATACTTGGGCCCCCGAACCTAATAACAGTTGCGAACAGACAGGACCGAAAAATTTATAAATACACTTCCCCTCTATGGTTTCGGGTCGTGGGCCGGTAGCTTAGCCTGGTTAGAGCGGCGGACTCTTAATCCGCAGGTCGGGGGTTCGAATCCCCCCCGGCCCGCCAAAACGCGTTTCTCCTCGGCGCGTTCTGAGAAGGAGCGCGTTTGAAACTTCAGCGTTAAGGAGACTTGAAAAATGAGTTTTAAGGAGCTTGGCTTATCTAAGGCCTCCGTTGAGGCCGTTGAGAGAAGGGGTTTCTCAGAACCCACAGACGTTCAGAGGGAAGTTATACCGCTCATTCTCGACGGAAAGAGCGACGTCGTTGGCCAATCAAAGACCGGAAGCGGCAAAACTGCGGCCTTTGGTCTTCCAATCCTCGACCTTGTTGATGAGAGTAGAAAGGAAGTCCAGGCGCTTATTCTAACGCCGACGAGGGAGCTGGCAATACAGGTAAGCGAGGAGCTTCGCTCACTCCGCGGGAAGCGGAAGATAGACATCTACGCAATCTACGGAGGTCAGCCCATAGGGCCCCAGATAAGGGCCCTTGAGAGGGCTCAAATCGTCGTTGGAACGCCCGGCAGGGTGCTCGACCACATAAGGCGCGGAACGCTTAGACTTGACTCGCTCCGCTTCTTCGTCCTCGACGAGGCCGACAGAATGCTTGATATGGGCTTTCAGGAGGACATTGAGGCAATCTTCCGGGCCACTCCGAGGGAAAAGCGCGTGATGATGTTCTCGGCGACGATGCCGATGGACGTTCTGCTGCTCGCCAAGAAGTACATGAAGAACCCCGAAGTCGTCATCGTGAGCAGGGACGAGCTGGTTCCAGGCGAGGTCGAGCAGGAGTTCATAGAGGCCGTCCCGACGAGGCGCTACGGAATCCTCAAGAAAATCCTGAGCGAGGACTTCTACGGCATAATCTTCTGCCAGACGAAGGTGGAAACTCGGGAGCTGGCGGAGAGGCTCAGGAAGGACGGGTTTAGGGCCGAGGCCCTCAACGGGGACATGAGCCAGCCCTCAAGGGAGAGAACCTTCGGAAGGTTCAAGCGCGGGAAGACCGAGATTCTTGTGGCGACGGACGTTGCCGCGAGGGGACTTGACGTCCCGGAGATAAGCCACGTTGTCAACTACTCAATCCCCATGAACGCAGAGCAGTACATCCACAGGATTGGCAGAACAGGTAGAATGGGGAAGAAGGGGAAGGCCATAACCTTCATCGCGCCCGGTGAGCTCAGGAGACTCAGGTACATAGCGAGGCAGGCGGGAGTTGACGTCAGGAAGTCGGAGCTGAGCGAAGAACTTCCGAAGGAGTACCGGGAAATGGTTCGGCGCGACGAGCTTGAGAACGAATACAGGCACAGGTGGGGCAAGAAGAGGCCGAGGCAGAGGAGAAGGCGCTACTGAGTCCACTTGGTCTCTGTTCTTTTATCTCCACACTTATTAACTCCACTCCATTGAGAATGTTGAATCAGAAAACGTGCTTTTCTATGTTTGGTATTTGCTCACTGACCTCCTCCCCTGCTAGGGCGAGGGTTCGGTTTAACCCCTCACCGTTGGCGGGGAGGTTTGAGGGGCCTCATTCAAACCCACTAA
This genomic interval carries:
- a CDS encoding DUF835 domain-containing protein yields the protein MGALELAGEFQTIKLLAEIVAFATLTSAVVLAYSLRDVLAGYVDRRTLKGVFLGIFIFWLGYLENVFNDLYKTELTKVLDDILVAVGMTIIVVTAFQMRKQIRAVKPKVVTKGPSFLKPGAYITGLVAPSMILPLLQGRQLLAITRHPKPYEEHGIPYIWISNVPAENAVRPTELAPLLHKVLSSADGNTFIIVDGLEYLILNNGFEPVMKFLMNLKDNLLTRNAGMVVIVDPKTLDDRQMNMLMREFERLPLQKP
- a CDS encoding DEAD/DEAH box helicase codes for the protein MSFKELGLSKASVEAVERRGFSEPTDVQREVIPLILDGKSDVVGQSKTGSGKTAAFGLPILDLVDESRKEVQALILTPTRELAIQVSEELRSLRGKRKIDIYAIYGGQPIGPQIRALERAQIVVGTPGRVLDHIRRGTLRLDSLRFFVLDEADRMLDMGFQEDIEAIFRATPREKRVMMFSATMPMDVLLLAKKYMKNPEVVIVSRDELVPGEVEQEFIEAVPTRRYGILKKILSEDFYGIIFCQTKVETRELAERLRKDGFRAEALNGDMSQPSRERTFGRFKRGKTEILVATDVAARGLDVPEISHVVNYSIPMNAEQYIHRIGRTGRMGKKGKAITFIAPGELRRLRYIARQAGVDVRKSELSEELPKEYREMVRRDELENEYRHRWGKKRPRQRRRRY